Part of the Equus asinus isolate D_3611 breed Donkey chromosome 28, EquAss-T2T_v2, whole genome shotgun sequence genome is shown below.
ATCAAGTCGGGAGCACACGTTGTTTCCACTTCTCATGTCTTTCCAGCCTCCTTGAATCTGGAACCattcttcagtctttccttggCTTTCATGACCTTGAGGTATTTGGAGATCACAGGCCAGTCATGTTGTAGAATATCTCTCAGTTTACAGTTGGCCTAGGTTTCCTCACAATTATACTCATATTATGCATTTTTGGCCAAAAGGTCACAGAAGTTATGTTGTGTTCTTCCCATTGCATGCTATCAGGTGGCATACAATGTCGGTTCATCCCATTACTCCcattaaagggagaaaagggaaaggaagaggggggaggggaaagtACCTTATATTACTTTGCTTTTCAGAGAGCCCTCTGTTCAGTCAATCATCTTTCCTTGTAGCATCCTGGAGGAGAAGAGGTTCTGCTGGAACAAGCTGGTGCAGATGCAAGTGAAAGCTTTGAAGATGTGGGCCACTCCTCTGATGCCAGAGAAATGCTGAAGCAGTACTATATTGGTGACGTGCATCCGGTAAGAACTATCCGAGCTAGGAGTGCTTATGGAGAGTAAGCTACCCAGCAGCTGCAGAACGCGATGAGAGGATGAATTATTAAAATGGGAATCCATTCAATCTAGCCAGCAGGCTAAATTTTCTCCAAAATCATCTAGCCTTACTGTGCTAACATAGAACTTGTATATCTCTGAAAATGGAACtgattgtggattttttttttaattgattggtTTTTGTAATGCAGTTAATAACGTCTCTACCTGAAATAGTGGTTTGGTGGTTCTTGCAAATTCTTTGCTAAAAGGTGTTAACTATGGACTTTTTAAACCATACCATTCTAATAAGGGACCTTGATGATACGTTTGCTACTAACAGAATGTGCTCTCATGTTCCAAGGTTAGAGACAAGCACATAGAGAGGGTTCGTTTGgatatatcttaaaatatttattttccgcTTTTAACAGAATGACCTTAAACCTGAAGGTGGTGGCAAGGTAAGAAGACATCTGTTTCTCTTGTGTGTTTCAAGTGTTTGTATTTCTATTTACTCAAAtagaattacttttttaaaaaattaacaaaagaagtgtTTACTTCTCCCCCAAGCAAAAATCCTATTTTTCAGGAATTGGGACTCAGTCCCAtctcaggaaaaaagaacagCTGAGTCTTGAACAGTAGgaaatattttgttcatgtttctgtttgcttttgaaaaaacTGAAACTCTAACGTCATGCCCTGTATGGGTTTGAAAGAAATTAGTTTATGGGTTTAATTGTAGAGAAGTATTCCTTGTTTTTACATTAATTAGTACAGGTGATAATAATTGCTTCTGTGTTGGAAAAAGAATTGGAAAGTTGATTTTCTCTTAGAAGTCTTAGAAGGAGTTGTAGACTGAAGTAATTGACCAGAACAGACCTTTCTTTCCTTATTCCCAAATTGAATCCTTTTATGGTGTAGGCTCAAATAGGCCTACACCCTTCCCATTTACTCAGtgatagaataaaaacaaaaaattaaatatttgaaaaccttAATGTGCACTGCATAATGTaccaggaagaaaatatgaaagcctTTTTGCTTCCCACAAGCTGGGTGGTTGCTCTCCTCTGTTCCCTCACAGTTTTCCTTGACTTCTGTCCTTCAGAAAGCTATTACGTTACCCTCTGATTTAAAGGGACAGCACTTTCGTCACTGCCTGGAACATCATGGAGGTGATGCTTCCTCCCCTTACCCTCCTTCTGGcttcttgctttccttttctcattgAGCTGGAATTACTGAACACATTTGACACAGCAATTAAAGTTGGCCTAAACACAAGAATTCTTTCAACTCAAGAGATTGCTTGATAGTGTCTGCCATCTGTTGCCTTGCAATCCAGAGTGTTTGTGTAAGTTAACTCTTCCGTCTTGCTGCACTCTGCTACTCTGAACGGTTGGATTGTTTACGACAGGAAATGAAATGGTTCTTTAAATGCTTTGTGAGCCCTGTTGATTTGTTCATCCGCCCCTTCTAACACAGGTACTGTCTATTCTTAAATGCTCACTTGtataattaaggtaaaatttgAACTAAGCATGGCCTCATTTAGTATATTGAACATGTCCAGAAGACATTGCTCTCAGAGGTCAACATTTGATTCAAGGATTAGTCCCATCTGTACCAGAGATGCACCTTGTATGTCGGAGCCGTAACCCACTTGTGCATAGCAATTGTGAGAGCACCCTTTAtattaaaaaagcagaaaaaatatttttggaattataATGTCTAGAAGTCCACAGATTGCTTCTTGTCGCTGTTTTTCTTCCTTGGTAGCACAGTAGATAGTTAGGACCATTCTTAGAAATGGAGAgcagtatttttcaaaagctGTTCCTCGTCTTACCTATAGTATATCGGAATCCCTTGGCATGTTTTCTGAAATGTGTATTTCCTGGGCTTCCACTGCTACTGATTCATAACCTCTGGAGGTGGGACTTGGGAATTTGCTTTTCAAGTAAAGTAAAGACTTTTTTGCTGAATGATATGCCCATCTTTTCATTTGAAAACTTAGgaaattttaattctcttctgtGGAAAGCACTGTCTGTCTTCTATAGGCCAAAGAATTACTTAGAAATGTGGCAGCTAAATTAAAACTATTGAGCCTTGGACTTTCGGTAagaaatatagagaaagaaaCCCTTTTAGTTCACTAAATTCAGTAATAATGTGGAAGTCTCCAAATGCAGTTTGGCCCCTGCCTGGGTGAAACAGTGATCAAAGGCGGTGTTGTCGAGGCCGTTTTCCTCATGGCTGTTGTACCCACAGGACAGCCTTCATTAAGTAGAGAGCTGGTTATTGAGTGTTTCGAGTCATAGTGCTGTACTCCAGGCAGATTAGGCAAGGAAAACCTTTGGAGAAAATTTCAAGACCACCTGCATAGGTTGTCATAGAGCTGTAGTCAAACCTGATTTCAGTTCCAGGAAGAAATTCTTGGTCCCTCAGATTTATTTCTTACAGAGTTTTGAATAGGCCCTTCTGTCTAGGATGTAGGTGTCTctcttgttaatttttcttcatccACTGTGAAGAAATGGATGTAAAGTTCATTTCATTAatactttcttttgcttaagcGTTTCTGAACCTCTCTGAAGAAGTGATTTCTTTGAAGCCTATTAAGAGGTGTCTTCTTCCTTATGGGACAgagttttcatttcccttctccctcatctcctttcctttattattttttttgtgaggaagattgaccctgagctaacatctgtcaccaatcttcctcttttcttttttttttcctccccaaagacccagtacatagttgtatgtcttagttgtaggtccttctagttcttcttaggtgggatgctgcctcagcatggcttgatgagtgatgctagatctgcacccgggatctgaaccggcaaaccctgggccgccgaagtggagcaggcgaatttaaccactatgccaccgggtcggccccctttccttttttcttttcttctccacttctgctctcctccctccacagctccgtatctcttccttccctccctgaactgtctcctcctcctcaaaattaaaaaaagaaaacaccccaGAACATGCTATTCCAGAATATAAATCAGGAagattttcccagtttttttgaAACTACCTTTCATATTGCTTTTGCTATGACACAGGTAGATAATTGAAAGTCACTATTGTTTTCTTGTTAGATTGGTAATGCCTGAGGTTCAAGGGCCTGCAATATTGCAATACTAAAACTTGAAAGCTTAGAAACTACAGGTCTGGCAACAGATGTTTTTCTTAGCTGCTTCAGTCAAAGATAATTAACTAGAATTAAAACCCTTTTTGTCTCTGTGATTCTCTTCCTGGCTAGATTAGTCCCATGCTGAGAGCCATCAATCTTCTATTCATATTTGAGTTCACATTTTTCTGGTCTGCTTTAGGTTATGGAAACTCACCTTACAAACAGACTTAGTGTTTCCTGTGCCAGCCTGCCCGCCTGCCTACTGTGCTGCAAGTATCCTAGACGCATTTGTGGTCCATGAAGTCTCTCTTTTGATTATGCTCTTGCTTCTAGGTTGCTTCTGTTATCACTCAATCTGGCATCAGTTCAGGAGATAGGGTACATATAAATGCTAACCTGACCACAAAAGTGGGCaccatttcattcatttattcaacaggtaTTATCTAGGTGACAGTTCAACTGCTTCACTAGTCAGATCTCATTACAATGAATAGACCCAATAACTTGACCATTTTCCCATTTAAATAGTTTGCATGGGTAGTACAGGATGTACATGGTAAAAATTTCAAATAGTACAAAAAAGTGTATGATAAAAGATGACTTCCTCCCATCCAGTTCCCCTTCCCCAGAGGTAACCAGCTaccattttgtttacttttccaaAGAAATTCTGTAGATACGGAAATATAAATGGATAGATGGCTGGCTGGCTGAATGGATCGGTCAGTCGATAGATAGGCAGACCAACcatctcttcctttaaaaaaaatctcgtACGTATTGTTCTGCACCTTGcttctttttacttaaaaattttatcttaatGATTGTTCCTTATCAGTTCAGAaagatcttcctcattcttttttcataaatatttagtaTTCCATAGACTAAAGTTTTGATGCGATGACATTTGCTGCAAcaagatttaatcttttttttaaacaaataagatTGTCTCCATAAAGGCTTGACatgttttttaaacttcattttttaacTTAAGAAGTTTAACATTTGAAATCTAGTAAAGTCCACATATGTTAGAAGCAATCTGTAAATTGCAGTTAGAGGCAGATACATTTTTTCTCACAGATGCTacagtcttttgttgttttttttttttttttttttttgaggaaggttagccgtcagctgactactgccagtcctcctctttttgctgaggaagcctggctctgagctaacatccgtgcccatcttcctctactgtatatgtgggacgcctaccacagcatggctgccaagcggtgccatgtccgcacccgggatccgaaccagtgaaccccgggccgccgagaagcggaacgtgcgaacttaaccgctgcgccacccggccggccccaacACAGATAGTTTTCTGTTACACATACATAACATATTATAGATACATAACATTcagtttgctttctcttttatgGGAGAGAAGCTAAAAAGAATACCTTATTTACAATTGTGTAATATAGTTAGTTGGTTGCATTATACTAAAAATTTCAAGAGTTGTTTAATGTTCCTGTCGTACTTACGACCTAAGTTTTAAAGTTGGGAATAGCGATGCAGATGCCCTTTAGATGAGTAGCGATTGCCATTTGCTCAAGAATTTTGTCAGGTGTTTTCTTTGTTCCCTGTTTTTGTCTAGCATTTCTAACTTGTAACATactcttttgaaataaaatatagactGTCTGGCAAAGTCACTCTCCAAAGACTACCCTTTGTTGAGGGATCTCAAGAATTAATATCCTCTTGTAACGCTctgtttagaaatatttaattgtGCAGCATAAGGTGTCAGAAGGACAAGGTAACATCCTTTTCAAATCAGCCCTCAATGTTATAACAAGTTTTTCACTTCTTAGGGCCTGGTAGAAATTATTCTgtgagtgttttaatttttttctccagtgATATCTTATATATCTTAACATAGTGTGTTCTTGAGAGACTCATACAGAAATTTGTTTTAGAGGGCATTGTTCATCTTTGAACTTTGCCTTATGAGCAGCTTTATAAAAAGGTTGCTCATGTATAATGAAATACTTCCTTTTATCCTACAAAGCCCCTGtaattatttatatgtatgtaaatatatttatttatttatttattttatgagagAATTAAAACCTTAGTGAACTTTAAACTTTAGGAACCAGTTTATTTAAACAGTTGATTTTCAACTAAAATCAGAATAGACTTAAAGCAATTTGGTTGTTTGGAAGTGTATTCCAAACTCCTTGGAGAATAAAGAAGCGTGCATATTAATGGCTTGATAGGGCTTTTGTGGGAAGATCTCTGGATTTGATCTGCTCTTTTGTaactgaaatcatataatattgcAATCACTATTTTCCATGCCAAAGATTGAGAACAGTCACTGTTCTCCTGACCAGAAATCTTGCCTGTAAATTAAAATGTGGGCAAGAACATAACCAGCCAGATATGGCTGAACACCCAAAGGGATAAATTAAAGTTAGTCATAAACTGTAGGAATTTTACTTAAGCATCCGTTAGATTCAGCACAGAGCTTTGGAGTGGAAATGCGAGTTGGGGGACTCTGCATAGAGAGTATGGCAGGGTGAGGGTGAAGGAAGGTTTTCTCTTAATagaacctttttctttttaattttgtaactttaaaaataactaactGGCTTCTTTCCAAACTCAGCTGAGATTCTTGGCGACTGAGAGCAGTGCCTTGAACAACTCCTTCATTATAGTTGATGAAAAGTGGCGTCGCTCTAGTTTGGCATTTACTTGGCTGTCAGTATCCTACAGAGAGGGCacgcttctttctcttctctttcctccagtgTTAGGGAAGTTGATCTTTTTGCCTCCAGGGATGGATTGATCTTAAAACAGAGGTTGAGgtatttagtgttttttttttaaatgtatatttttaactttttattaattaGAAAGTATTACAATTTCAGCATATTATGTGGTCTTGGTTCTCTctggtctctctcctcctctctttcttctctcatttgcTTACTACATTGTCTGAGGCTCACTCTAAGTTAGCACACATCCAGAGCTTTTGGTTGTAAAAGGGGCTAGCAGCTTTGAAATCTTGAGAATCCATTTATGTGAAC
Proteins encoded:
- the CYB5B gene encoding cytochrome b5 type B isoform X2 yields the protein MAAVDASGSDGKGQGVETSVTYYRLEEVAKRNSSKEIWLVIHGRVYDVTRFLNEHPGGEEVLLEQAGADASESFEDVGHSSDAREMLKQYYIGDVHPNDLKPEGGGKVMETHLTNRLSVSCASLPACLLC